One genomic segment of Labrus bergylta chromosome 17, fLabBer1.1, whole genome shotgun sequence includes these proteins:
- the atp2a2b gene encoding sarcoplasmic/endoplasmic reticulum calcium ATPase 2b isoform X2, which translates to MDNAHTKTVEEVYSFFNVNESTGQSLEQVRKQRERFGANELPAEEGKSLWELVVEQFEDLLVRILLLAACISFVLAWFEEGEETITAFVEPFVILLILIANAIVGVWQERNAENAIEALKEYEPEMGKVYRQDRKSVQRIKAKDIVPGDIVEVAVGDKVPADIRLTSIKSTTLRVDQSILTGESVSVIKHTDPVPDPRAVNQDKKNMLFSGTNIAAGKAVGVVVATAGNTEIGKIRDEMAATEQERTPLQQKLDEFGQQLSKVITLICIAVWIINIGHFNDPVHGGSWIRGAVYYFKIAVALAVAAIPEGLPAVITTCLALGTRRMAKKNAIVRSLPSVETLGCTSVICSDKTGTLTTNQMSVCRMFILDRAEGEHCSFKEFTVSGSTYAPDGEVCQDGKPVKCSNYDALVELASICALCNDSSLDYNETKGVYEKVGEATETALTCLVEKMNVFDTDVKGLSKIERANACNSVIKQLMKKEFTLEFSRDRKSMSVYCTPNKARSSVGKMFVKGAPEGVIDRCTHIRVGTNKVPLTAGIKEKLMSVIREYGTGRDTLRCLALATRDSPMNKDEMVLEDSNRFVEYETDLTFVGCVGMLDPPRAEVAASIRLCRLAGIRVIMITGDNKGTAVAICRRIGIFGEDDDVSSMAYTGREFDDLSPAAQRDAVVKARCFARVEPSHKSKIVEILQSFDEITAMTGDGVNDAPALKKAEIGIAMGSGTAVAKTASEMVLADDNFSTIVAAVEEGRAIYNNMKQFIRYLISSNVGEVVCIFLTAALGFPEALIPVQLLWVNLVTDGLPATALGFNPPDLDIMSKPPRNAREPLISGWLFFRYLAIGCYVGAATVGAAAWWFVAAEDGPRITFYQLSHFLQCGPENPDFEGMDCKIFESPYPMTMALSVLVTIEMCNALNSVSENQSLLRMPPWENVWLLGAICLSMSLHFLILYVEPLPIIFQITPLNLTQWLMVLKISLPVILLDEFLKFAARNYLEPGWLS; encoded by the exons ATGGACAACGCACACACGAAGACGGTCGAGGAAGTTTACAGCTTTTTTAACGTGAATGAAAGCACGGGTCAGAGTTTAGAGCAAGTGAGGAAACAGCGGGAACGATTCGGAGCAAACG AATTGCCAGCTGAAGAAG GAAAATCCCTGTGGGAACTAGTGGTTGAACAGTTTGAAGATTTGCTTGTGAGGATCCTTTTACTCGCTGCCTGCATATCCTTT GTACTGGCCTGGTTTGAAGAGGGGGAAGAAACCATAACAGCCTTTGTGGAGCCTTTTGTTATCCTTCTTATTCTCATAGCGAATGCCATTGTTGGAGTCTGGCAG GAGAGAAATGCAGAAAACGCCATTGAAGCACTTAAAGAGTATGAGCCAGAGATGGGGAAGGTGTATCGCCAGGACAGGAAGAGTGTCCAGCGAATCAAAGCCAAGGACATTGTGCCTGGGGACATAGTGGAAGTGGCAG TTGGGGATAAAGTGCCTGCAGACATCCGGCTGACTTCTATCAAGTCAACCACGCTGAGGGTGGATCAATCCATTCTTAcag GAGAGTCAGTATCTGTGATCAAACACACTGACCCCGTGCCCGACCCCCGGGCTGTCAACCAGGACAAGAAAAACATGCTCTTTTCT GGCACCAACATTGCAGCTGGTAAGGCTGTTGGCGTGGTTGTTGCCACGGCCGGAAACACAGAGATTGGCAAAATCCGCGATGAGATGGCAGCGACAGAACAGGAGCGCACGCCACTGCAGCAGAAGCTGGATGAGTTTGGACAGCAACTATCCAAG GTGATTACGCTGATCTGCATTGCTGTTTGGATCATCAATATCGGACATTTCAATGACCCTGTACATGGAGGCTCCTGGATCCGAGGTGCTGTTTACTACTTTAAGATTGCTGTGGCCCTGGCAGTTGCTGCCATCCCTGAAG GTCTGCCTGCTGTCATCACTACTTGCTTGGCTTTAGGAACACGGCGCATGGCCAAGAAAAATGCTATTGTCCGCAGTTTGCCTTCCGTGGAGACCCTTGGCTGTACATCTGTCATCTGCTCTGACAAGACTGGCACTCTGACCACCAATCAGATGTCTGTATGCAGG ATGTTTATCCTTGATCGGGCAGAAGGGGAACACTGTTCATTTAAGGAATTCACTGTTTCTGGCTCTACGTATGCCCcggatggagaagt GTGCCAAGATGGAAAACCAGTCAAATGTTCCAATTATGATGCTTTGGTGGAGCTGGCCTCTATCTGTGCTCTCTGTAATGACTCCTCATTGGACTACAATGAG ACCAAAGGTGTGTATGAGAAGGTGGGTGAGGCCACAGAGACGGCGCTCACATGCCTTGTGGAGAAGATGAACGTGTTTGACACTGATGTTAAAGGCCTGTCCAAGATCGAGAGAGCCAACGCCTGTAATTCT GTGATCAAGCAGCTGATGAAAAAAGAGTTTACTTTGGAATTCTCCAGAGATAGGAAATCCATGTCTGTGTACTGCACCCCTAATAAGGCCCGCTCCTCCGTCGGaaagatgtttgtaaag GGTGCCCCTGAGGGAGTGATTGACAGGTGCACACACATTCGGGTGGGCACTAACAAGGTGCCCTTGACAGCTGGCATCAAGGAAAAACTCATGTCTGTGATCAGGGAATATGGAACTGGCAGGGACACCCTGCGCTGCCTGGCTCTGGCCACCAGAGACAGCCCCATGAACAAAGATGAGATGGTGCTGGAGGACTCGAACCGCTTTGTTGAATACGAG ACTGATTTGACATTTGTCGGCTGTGTCGGCATGTTGGATCCTCCCCGAGCAGAGGTGGCAGCCTCTATCAGACTCTGCCGTCTTGCTGGCATCCGAGTAATTATGATCACCGGGGACAACAAGG GGACGGCAGTGGCTATCTGCAGACGCATCGGTATTTTTGGAGAGGACGACGATGTCTCGAGCATGGCATACACTGGCCGAGAGTTTGATGATCTGTCACCTGCTGCGCAGAGAGATGCTGTGGTGAAAGCCCGCTGCTTTGCCCGCGTCGAGCCTTCACATAAATCCAAGATTGTTGAAATTCTACAGTCCTTTGATGAAATCACAGCTATg ACTGGTGATGGAGTGAATGATGCGCCTGCGCTGAAGAAGGCTGAAATTGGAATAGCCATGGGCTCAGGCACAGCTGTGGCCAAGACGGCGTCTGAGATGGTGCTCGCCGATGACAACTTTTCCACCATCGTAGCTGCAGTCGAGGAAGGACGAGCCATTtacaacaacatgaaacagtTCATCAGATACCTCATCTCTTCAAATGTGGGCGAAGTCGTCTG CATCTTCCTTACTGCTGCTCTAGGGTTTCCTGAAGCCCTCATCCCTGTTCAGCTGCTCTGGGTCAACCTGGTAACAGACGGCCTACCTGCCACCGCTTTAGGCTTCAACCCCCCAGACTTGGACATCATGAGCAAGCCACCACGCAACGCCCGCGAGCCCCTCATCTCCGGTTGGCTCTTCTTCAGATACCTGGCAATTGGAT GTTATGTGGGTGCTGCCACTGTCGGTGCTGCTGCCTGGTGGTTTGTTGCTGCTGAGGACGGACCAAGGATCACCTTTTACCAGCTG AGCCACTTCCTGCAATGCGGTCCAGAGAATCCAGACTTCGAGGGTATGGACTGTAAGATTTTCGAGTCCCCCTACCCGATGACCATGGCCCTGTCTGTGCTCGTCACCATTGAGATGTGCAACGCCCTGAACAG CGTGTCCGAGAACCAGTCCCTGTTGAGGATGCCTCCCTGGGAGAATGTGTGGCTGCTGGGAGCCATCTGCCTCTCCATGTCCCTTCACTTCCTCATCCTCTACGTGGAGCCTCTGCCA ATCATCTTCCAGATCACCCCTCTGAACCTGACTCAGTGGCTGATGGTGCTGAAGATCTCTCTGCCTGTCATTCTGCTGGACGAGTTCCTGAAGTTTGCAGCCAGGAATTACCTGGAGCCTG gtTGGCtctcataa
- the atp2a2b gene encoding sarcoplasmic/endoplasmic reticulum calcium ATPase 2b isoform X1 has translation MDNAHTKTVEEVYSFFNVNESTGQSLEQVRKQRERFGANELPAEEGKSLWELVVEQFEDLLVRILLLAACISFVLAWFEEGEETITAFVEPFVILLILIANAIVGVWQERNAENAIEALKEYEPEMGKVYRQDRKSVQRIKAKDIVPGDIVEVAVGDKVPADIRLTSIKSTTLRVDQSILTGESVSVIKHTDPVPDPRAVNQDKKNMLFSGTNIAAGKAVGVVVATAGNTEIGKIRDEMAATEQERTPLQQKLDEFGQQLSKVITLICIAVWIINIGHFNDPVHGGSWIRGAVYYFKIAVALAVAAIPEGLPAVITTCLALGTRRMAKKNAIVRSLPSVETLGCTSVICSDKTGTLTTNQMSVCRMFILDRAEGEHCSFKEFTVSGSTYAPDGEVCQDGKPVKCSNYDALVELASICALCNDSSLDYNETKGVYEKVGEATETALTCLVEKMNVFDTDVKGLSKIERANACNSVIKQLMKKEFTLEFSRDRKSMSVYCTPNKARSSVGKMFVKGAPEGVIDRCTHIRVGTNKVPLTAGIKEKLMSVIREYGTGRDTLRCLALATRDSPMNKDEMVLEDSNRFVEYETDLTFVGCVGMLDPPRAEVAASIRLCRLAGIRVIMITGDNKGTAVAICRRIGIFGEDDDVSSMAYTGREFDDLSPAAQRDAVVKARCFARVEPSHKSKIVEILQSFDEITAMTGDGVNDAPALKKAEIGIAMGSGTAVAKTASEMVLADDNFSTIVAAVEEGRAIYNNMKQFIRYLISSNVGEVVCIFLTAALGFPEALIPVQLLWVNLVTDGLPATALGFNPPDLDIMSKPPRNAREPLISGWLFFRYLAIGCYVGAATVGAAAWWFVAAEDGPRITFYQLSHFLQCGPENPDFEGMDCKIFESPYPMTMALSVLVTIEMCNALNSVSENQSLLRMPPWENVWLLGAICLSMSLHFLILYVEPLPIIFQITPLNLTQWLMVLKISLPVILLDEFLKFAARNYLEPGKELEKPDSSKGCCLFACMEGISWPFVAVSLPLVLWIYSSDTNMADMFWS, from the exons ATGGACAACGCACACACGAAGACGGTCGAGGAAGTTTACAGCTTTTTTAACGTGAATGAAAGCACGGGTCAGAGTTTAGAGCAAGTGAGGAAACAGCGGGAACGATTCGGAGCAAACG AATTGCCAGCTGAAGAAG GAAAATCCCTGTGGGAACTAGTGGTTGAACAGTTTGAAGATTTGCTTGTGAGGATCCTTTTACTCGCTGCCTGCATATCCTTT GTACTGGCCTGGTTTGAAGAGGGGGAAGAAACCATAACAGCCTTTGTGGAGCCTTTTGTTATCCTTCTTATTCTCATAGCGAATGCCATTGTTGGAGTCTGGCAG GAGAGAAATGCAGAAAACGCCATTGAAGCACTTAAAGAGTATGAGCCAGAGATGGGGAAGGTGTATCGCCAGGACAGGAAGAGTGTCCAGCGAATCAAAGCCAAGGACATTGTGCCTGGGGACATAGTGGAAGTGGCAG TTGGGGATAAAGTGCCTGCAGACATCCGGCTGACTTCTATCAAGTCAACCACGCTGAGGGTGGATCAATCCATTCTTAcag GAGAGTCAGTATCTGTGATCAAACACACTGACCCCGTGCCCGACCCCCGGGCTGTCAACCAGGACAAGAAAAACATGCTCTTTTCT GGCACCAACATTGCAGCTGGTAAGGCTGTTGGCGTGGTTGTTGCCACGGCCGGAAACACAGAGATTGGCAAAATCCGCGATGAGATGGCAGCGACAGAACAGGAGCGCACGCCACTGCAGCAGAAGCTGGATGAGTTTGGACAGCAACTATCCAAG GTGATTACGCTGATCTGCATTGCTGTTTGGATCATCAATATCGGACATTTCAATGACCCTGTACATGGAGGCTCCTGGATCCGAGGTGCTGTTTACTACTTTAAGATTGCTGTGGCCCTGGCAGTTGCTGCCATCCCTGAAG GTCTGCCTGCTGTCATCACTACTTGCTTGGCTTTAGGAACACGGCGCATGGCCAAGAAAAATGCTATTGTCCGCAGTTTGCCTTCCGTGGAGACCCTTGGCTGTACATCTGTCATCTGCTCTGACAAGACTGGCACTCTGACCACCAATCAGATGTCTGTATGCAGG ATGTTTATCCTTGATCGGGCAGAAGGGGAACACTGTTCATTTAAGGAATTCACTGTTTCTGGCTCTACGTATGCCCcggatggagaagt GTGCCAAGATGGAAAACCAGTCAAATGTTCCAATTATGATGCTTTGGTGGAGCTGGCCTCTATCTGTGCTCTCTGTAATGACTCCTCATTGGACTACAATGAG ACCAAAGGTGTGTATGAGAAGGTGGGTGAGGCCACAGAGACGGCGCTCACATGCCTTGTGGAGAAGATGAACGTGTTTGACACTGATGTTAAAGGCCTGTCCAAGATCGAGAGAGCCAACGCCTGTAATTCT GTGATCAAGCAGCTGATGAAAAAAGAGTTTACTTTGGAATTCTCCAGAGATAGGAAATCCATGTCTGTGTACTGCACCCCTAATAAGGCCCGCTCCTCCGTCGGaaagatgtttgtaaag GGTGCCCCTGAGGGAGTGATTGACAGGTGCACACACATTCGGGTGGGCACTAACAAGGTGCCCTTGACAGCTGGCATCAAGGAAAAACTCATGTCTGTGATCAGGGAATATGGAACTGGCAGGGACACCCTGCGCTGCCTGGCTCTGGCCACCAGAGACAGCCCCATGAACAAAGATGAGATGGTGCTGGAGGACTCGAACCGCTTTGTTGAATACGAG ACTGATTTGACATTTGTCGGCTGTGTCGGCATGTTGGATCCTCCCCGAGCAGAGGTGGCAGCCTCTATCAGACTCTGCCGTCTTGCTGGCATCCGAGTAATTATGATCACCGGGGACAACAAGG GGACGGCAGTGGCTATCTGCAGACGCATCGGTATTTTTGGAGAGGACGACGATGTCTCGAGCATGGCATACACTGGCCGAGAGTTTGATGATCTGTCACCTGCTGCGCAGAGAGATGCTGTGGTGAAAGCCCGCTGCTTTGCCCGCGTCGAGCCTTCACATAAATCCAAGATTGTTGAAATTCTACAGTCCTTTGATGAAATCACAGCTATg ACTGGTGATGGAGTGAATGATGCGCCTGCGCTGAAGAAGGCTGAAATTGGAATAGCCATGGGCTCAGGCACAGCTGTGGCCAAGACGGCGTCTGAGATGGTGCTCGCCGATGACAACTTTTCCACCATCGTAGCTGCAGTCGAGGAAGGACGAGCCATTtacaacaacatgaaacagtTCATCAGATACCTCATCTCTTCAAATGTGGGCGAAGTCGTCTG CATCTTCCTTACTGCTGCTCTAGGGTTTCCTGAAGCCCTCATCCCTGTTCAGCTGCTCTGGGTCAACCTGGTAACAGACGGCCTACCTGCCACCGCTTTAGGCTTCAACCCCCCAGACTTGGACATCATGAGCAAGCCACCACGCAACGCCCGCGAGCCCCTCATCTCCGGTTGGCTCTTCTTCAGATACCTGGCAATTGGAT GTTATGTGGGTGCTGCCACTGTCGGTGCTGCTGCCTGGTGGTTTGTTGCTGCTGAGGACGGACCAAGGATCACCTTTTACCAGCTG AGCCACTTCCTGCAATGCGGTCCAGAGAATCCAGACTTCGAGGGTATGGACTGTAAGATTTTCGAGTCCCCCTACCCGATGACCATGGCCCTGTCTGTGCTCGTCACCATTGAGATGTGCAACGCCCTGAACAG CGTGTCCGAGAACCAGTCCCTGTTGAGGATGCCTCCCTGGGAGAATGTGTGGCTGCTGGGAGCCATCTGCCTCTCCATGTCCCTTCACTTCCTCATCCTCTACGTGGAGCCTCTGCCA ATCATCTTCCAGATCACCCCTCTGAACCTGACTCAGTGGCTGATGGTGCTGAAGATCTCTCTGCCTGTCATTCTGCTGGACGAGTTCCTGAAGTTTGCAGCCAGGAATTACCTGGAGCCTGgtaaagagctggagaagcCCGACAGCTCCAAAGGCTGCTGCCTGTTTGCATGCATGGAGGGCATCTCCTGGCCCTTCGTGGCAGTCTCCCTCCCCCTGGTCCTCTGGATCTACAGCTCCGACACTAACATGGCCGACATGTTCTGGTCCTGA